Proteins encoded together in one Campylobacter concisus window:
- a CDS encoding quinone-dependent dihydroorotate dehydrogenase produces the protein MSLNYNTLKSIFFKFDPETAHKIAEVAMVGANKIFPGSLSFLAHKCVVDDNALKQNLFSSTYHNPVGIAGGFDKNATMFEALTALGFGHLEFGTFTPKPQPGNAKPRLFRLIDEESIQNAMGFNNEGCEAIKNRVKKIYPFTIPIWANIGKNKVTPNEDAIKDYEILVKEFSEICDTFVINVSSPNTPNLRALQDESFIKELFSVILPLTKKPIIFKIAPDMSHEDAIKLCSCAVENGASGVLVSNTSVDYSLSHSSNLKDFGGLSGKVIAKKSKDIFKAVADELYGKTTLIACGGIDSGAEAYERIKMGANLVQIFTSFIFKGPMIARDINLEILELLKRDGFASISEAVGANVKK, from the coding sequence ATGAGCTTAAACTACAATACTTTAAAATCTATATTTTTCAAATTTGATCCTGAAACTGCCCACAAGATCGCTGAAGTAGCGATGGTTGGGGCAAATAAAATCTTCCCTGGCTCGCTAAGCTTTTTGGCGCACAAATGCGTAGTAGATGACAATGCGCTAAAACAAAATTTATTCTCAAGCACCTACCACAACCCAGTTGGCATAGCTGGTGGCTTTGATAAAAACGCCACGATGTTTGAGGCGCTAACGGCTCTTGGATTTGGGCATTTAGAATTTGGCACATTTACACCAAAACCACAACCTGGCAACGCAAAACCAAGGCTTTTTAGGCTCATAGACGAAGAGAGCATCCAAAATGCGATGGGCTTTAACAACGAAGGCTGTGAGGCTATCAAAAATAGAGTAAAAAAGATCTATCCTTTTACCATACCGATCTGGGCAAACATCGGTAAAAACAAGGTTACGCCAAACGAAGATGCGATAAAAGACTATGAAATTTTAGTAAAAGAATTTAGTGAAATTTGCGACACATTTGTCATAAACGTCTCATCGCCAAACACACCAAATTTAAGAGCATTGCAGGATGAGAGCTTTATAAAAGAGCTTTTTAGCGTCATTTTGCCACTTACTAAAAAGCCGATCATCTTTAAAATAGCTCCTGACATGAGCCACGAAGATGCGATCAAGCTTTGTAGCTGCGCGGTAGAAAACGGCGCTAGCGGCGTGCTCGTTTCAAATACAAGCGTTGATTATTCGCTCTCTCACTCGTCAAATTTAAAGGATTTTGGCGGACTAAGCGGCAAGGTGATCGCCAAAAAGTCAAAAGATATCTTTAAAGCCGTGGCAGATGAGCTTTATGGCAAGACGACGCTTATCGCGTGTGGCGGCATAGATAGCGGTGCAGAGGCCTATGAGCGCATAAAAATGGGAGCAAATTTGGTCCAAATTTTTACAAGCTTTATCTTTAAAGGGCCGATGATCGCAAGAGATATAAATTTAGAAATTTTAGAGCTTTTAAAAAGAGATGGCTTTGCCTCTATCAGCGAAGCAGTAGGCGCAAATGTTAAAAAATAG
- a CDS encoding M16 family metallopeptidase: MIKFNKFKLENGLEIYHVPVNPGSKVISVDVFYKVGSRNEVMGKSGIAHMLEHLNFKSTKNLRAGEFDEIVKGFGGVNNASTGFDYTHYFIKASNENLDKTLGLFAELMKNLSLKDKEFQPEREVVHEERRWRTDNNPMGYLYFRLYNHAFIYHPYHWTPIGFIKDIENWKIADIKEFHATYYQPKNAILMISGDISKDEAFKLAKKNFGGIKNKRAIPKLHCKEPEQDGARRAIIYKDSQTQMLAIAYKIPDFRHADQVGLNAISEYLATGKSSVLQQRLVDELMLVNQIYAYNMSCVDENLFIFLAVCNPDVEASAVEAEILKIIDDLKRKPIDKEDVLRVKNLIKTDFIYSFESASKVANLYGSYLARGDIKPLYELEKNIDKIDAKLLKEIANRYFNEKTSTTIILKKE, translated from the coding sequence TTGATAAAATTTAATAAATTTAAACTAGAAAATGGACTTGAAATTTATCACGTGCCAGTAAATCCTGGCTCAAAAGTGATAAGCGTCGATGTCTTTTATAAAGTTGGCTCCAGAAACGAAGTGATGGGCAAAAGCGGCATCGCTCACATGCTAGAGCATCTAAATTTCAAATCAACCAAAAACTTACGCGCAGGCGAGTTTGACGAGATCGTAAAGGGCTTTGGCGGCGTAAATAACGCAAGCACGGGTTTTGACTACACTCACTACTTCATAAAAGCCTCAAATGAAAATTTAGACAAAACGCTTGGTCTTTTTGCCGAGCTTATGAAAAATTTAAGCCTAAAAGATAAAGAATTTCAGCCAGAGCGCGAGGTGGTGCACGAAGAGCGCAGGTGGCGAACAGACAACAACCCTATGGGATACCTCTACTTTAGGCTCTACAACCACGCATTTATCTACCATCCATACCACTGGACACCGATAGGCTTTATAAAAGATATCGAAAACTGGAAGATCGCTGATATAAAAGAATTTCACGCTACATACTATCAGCCAAAAAATGCCATTTTGATGATAAGTGGCGACATCAGCAAAGATGAGGCATTTAAGCTAGCTAAGAAAAACTTTGGCGGCATAAAAAATAAAAGAGCTATACCAAAACTACACTGCAAAGAGCCTGAGCAAGACGGTGCAAGAAGGGCTATCATCTACAAAGATAGCCAAACGCAAATGCTAGCGATCGCTTATAAAATTCCAGACTTCAGACACGCTGATCAAGTGGGACTAAACGCGATAAGCGAATATCTAGCAACTGGCAAAAGCTCAGTTTTACAGCAACGCCTTGTCGATGAGCTAATGCTTGTAAATCAAATTTACGCTTACAATATGAGCTGCGTTGATGAAAATTTATTTATATTTTTAGCAGTTTGCAACCCAGATGTCGAGGCTAGCGCGGTTGAGGCTGAAATTTTAAAGATCATAGATGATCTAAAGAGAAAGCCGATCGACAAAGAGGACGTTTTAAGAGTTAAAAATTTGATAAAAACTGATTTTATCTACTCATTTGAGAGCGCAAGCAAGGTGGCAAATTTATACGGCTCATACCTTGCTAGAGGCGATATAAAGCCACTTTACGAGCTTGAAAAAAATATAGATAAGATAGATGCCAAGCTTTTAAAAGAGATAGCAAATAGATATTTCAACGAAAAAACTAGCACGACAATAATCTTAAAAAAGGAATAG
- the dapA gene encoding 4-hydroxy-tetrahydrodipicolinate synthase translates to MTALVTPFKNQKIDEVSFEKLIKRQIKNGIDVVVPVGTTGESATLTHDEHRICIEIAVDACKGTNVKVLAGAGSNATHEAIDIAKFAQAHGAHGILSVAPYYNKPTQEGLYEHYKAIANSIEIPVLLYNVPGRVGVDILPATVFRLFKDCKNIFGIKEATGSIDRCVDLLAHEPDLVVISGEDAINYPILSYGGKGVISVTANLLPDQISQLTHLAMNEEYKKAKLINDNLYTINKTLFCESNPIPIKAAMYLAGLIDTLDYRLPLCKPSKENFKKIEEVIKNYEIKGF, encoded by the coding sequence ATGACAGCACTAGTTACGCCATTTAAAAATCAAAAAATAGACGAAGTCAGTTTTGAAAAACTGATAAAAAGACAGATAAAAAACGGCATAGACGTCGTTGTGCCAGTTGGAACAACTGGTGAGAGCGCGACTTTAACGCATGATGAGCATAGAATTTGCATCGAGATCGCAGTAGATGCATGTAAAGGCACAAATGTCAAGGTGCTCGCTGGCGCTGGTAGCAACGCCACTCACGAGGCCATCGATATCGCTAAATTTGCTCAAGCTCACGGCGCTCACGGCATCCTATCAGTCGCTCCTTACTACAACAAACCAACGCAAGAAGGGCTTTACGAGCACTACAAGGCTATCGCAAATAGCATAGAAATTCCAGTGCTTCTTTACAACGTCCCAGGTAGAGTTGGCGTAGATATCTTGCCAGCGACCGTTTTTAGACTTTTTAAAGATTGTAAAAATATTTTTGGCATCAAAGAGGCAACAGGCAGCATCGATAGATGCGTCGATCTGCTAGCTCACGAGCCTGATTTAGTAGTCATCAGCGGCGAAGATGCGATAAACTACCCTATCCTATCATACGGTGGCAAGGGCGTCATCTCAGTCACTGCAAACCTCTTGCCAGATCAAATTTCACAGCTCACTCACCTTGCGATGAATGAAGAGTATAAAAAAGCAAAACTGATAAATGACAACCTCTATACGATAAACAAAACACTCTTTTGCGAAAGCAACCCGATACCGATCAAAGCGGCGATGTATCTAGCTGGGCTGATCGACACTTTGGATTACCGCTTGCCACTTTGCAAACCGAGCAAAGAAAATTTCAAAAAGATAGAAGAAGTTATTAAAAATTACGAAATAAAGGGATTTTAA
- a CDS encoding enoyl-ACP reductase: MKDTLNEFKGKTLVISGGTRGIGRAIVEEFAKAGVNIAFTYNSNEELAKEQAKELEATYKIKARAYALNILEPETYKELFLKIDEDFDRVDFFISNAIISGRAVAGGYTKFMKLKPRGINNIFTATVNAFVVGAQEAAKRMEKVGGGSIISLSSTGNLVYIENYAGHGTAKAAVEAMARYAATELGEKNIRVNVVSGGPIETDALRAFTNYEEVRDMTAKLSPLNRMGQPTDLAGACLFLCSSKASWVTGHTFIIDGGTTFK, encoded by the coding sequence ATGAAGGACACACTAAACGAATTTAAAGGTAAAACGCTAGTCATCAGCGGCGGCACAAGAGGCATCGGCAGAGCCATAGTCGAAGAATTTGCAAAAGCTGGTGTAAATATCGCTTTTACTTATAACTCAAACGAGGAGCTTGCTAAAGAGCAGGCAAAAGAGCTTGAGGCTACCTACAAGATAAAAGCTAGAGCCTACGCGCTAAATATCCTTGAGCCAGAGACTTATAAGGAGCTATTTTTAAAGATAGATGAGGACTTTGACAGGGTTGATTTTTTCATCTCAAACGCTATCATCTCAGGTCGCGCAGTAGCTGGTGGATACACTAAATTTATGAAGCTAAAACCAAGAGGTATAAATAATATCTTCACAGCAACCGTAAATGCCTTTGTCGTGGGCGCGCAAGAGGCTGCAAAACGCATGGAAAAAGTGGGTGGCGGCAGCATAATTAGCCTAAGTTCAACTGGAAATTTAGTCTATATCGAAAACTACGCAGGCCATGGCACAGCAAAAGCAGCCGTTGAAGCGATGGCAAGATACGCTGCGACCGAGCTTGGCGAGAAAAACATCCGCGTAAATGTCGTAAGCGGCGGCCCTATCGAGACAGACGCACTAAGAGCCTTTACAAACTACGAAGAGGTGCGCGATATGACGGCAAAGCTTAGCCCACTAAACCGCATGGGACAGCCAACCGACCTAGCTGGAGCATGTCTATTTTTATGCTCATCTAAGGCTAGCTGGGTGACTGGACATACATTTATAATAGATGGTGGCACAACTTTTAAATGA
- the pgsA gene encoding CDP-diacylglycerol--glycerol-3-phosphate 3-phosphatidyltransferase, giving the protein MSLNLPNSLAFFRILLAPLMFFMLVNAPEIFTQIHISWINYFAALIFVIASVTDFFDGYIARSWDQKTKLGAILDPLADKMLILAAFLGLMMLGRASAWAVYLILVREFFITGFRVVMASDGVEVAASMAGKVKTVSQMFAVGFLLMSWPGGKFLLWIAVALTLYSGFEYIFAYVKAMKKS; this is encoded by the coding sequence GTGAGCTTAAATTTACCAAATTCACTGGCATTTTTTAGGATATTGCTAGCTCCGCTTATGTTTTTTATGCTCGTAAATGCACCAGAAATTTTTACGCAAATTCATATAAGCTGGATAAACTACTTCGCAGCTCTTATCTTTGTGATCGCCTCGGTGACTGACTTTTTTGATGGCTACATCGCTAGAAGCTGGGATCAAAAGACCAAGCTTGGCGCGATCCTTGACCCACTAGCTGATAAGATGCTGATTTTGGCTGCATTTTTAGGCCTTATGATGCTTGGCAGAGCGAGCGCTTGGGCTGTTTATCTTATCTTGGTAAGAGAGTTTTTTATAACTGGCTTTCGTGTCGTGATGGCAAGTGACGGCGTCGAGGTCGCGGCTTCGATGGCTGGCAAGGTTAAAACTGTCTCGCAGATGTTTGCGGTTGGATTTTTACTAATGAGCTGGCCTGGTGGCAAGTTTTTGCTCTGGATAGCTGTTGCGCTCACGCTTTATTCTGGATTTGAATACATCTTTGCCTACGTAAAAGCAATGAAAAAGAGTTAA
- a CDS encoding AI-2E family transporter, with the protein MYLASFVVVAAGLKTASVVVLPFLMAVFIAIVATPAINALEKLKFPRVLAFALVTAVVFLSLGFIANTVIKTINGLVSYMPELQSKFKALADHYHQMLASRGLIDPESIAAPADFDINKIFAVLGGFLRSGTELVSKSFFVFLLVTFMLFEVQVFSQKVEYFASKNPQTNQIVDTFITNLKRYLAIKSAASFATGVFIFIGLNFIGVPYSPLWGILAFVLNFIPTIGSIIAAVPALLVALLLNDAASCAWTAALYLAVNIVIGNFIEPKFLGKGLGISTLVVLLSLLFWGFLFGIGGMFLAVPLTMSLKIALDTNQSTKFIAVLLSDKLER; encoded by the coding sequence ATCTATCTAGCTAGCTTCGTCGTGGTCGCGGCGGGACTAAAGACTGCTAGCGTCGTCGTGCTACCGTTTTTGATGGCGGTTTTTATCGCTATCGTGGCGACGCCTGCGATAAATGCGCTCGAAAAGCTCAAATTTCCGCGCGTTTTAGCCTTCGCGCTAGTTACGGCGGTGGTGTTTTTGTCGCTGGGATTTATCGCAAACACCGTGATAAAGACGATAAACGGGCTAGTTAGCTACATGCCCGAGCTTCAGAGCAAATTTAAAGCCCTCGCCGATCATTACCACCAAATGCTAGCGAGCCGCGGCCTAATCGATCCCGAGAGCATCGCCGCGCCCGCAGACTTTGATATAAATAAAATTTTTGCCGTGCTGGGCGGATTTTTAAGGAGCGGCACCGAGCTCGTTTCAAAGAGCTTTTTCGTCTTTTTGCTCGTTACTTTTATGCTTTTTGAAGTGCAGGTATTTTCTCAAAAAGTCGAGTATTTTGCGAGCAAAAATCCGCAAACGAACCAGATCGTAGATACGTTTATAACAAATCTCAAGCGCTATCTCGCGATCAAGTCCGCAGCGTCGTTTGCGACGGGCGTTTTTATATTTATCGGGCTAAATTTCATCGGCGTGCCCTACTCGCCGCTTTGGGGTATTTTAGCTTTCGTGCTAAATTTTATCCCGACGATCGGCTCTATTATCGCGGCCGTCCCGGCGCTTTTGGTGGCGCTTTTGCTAAACGACGCAGCCTCTTGTGCTTGGACTGCGGCGCTATATCTAGCCGTAAATATCGTCATCGGCAACTTTATCGAGCCGAAATTTCTAGGCAAAGGCCTTGGTATAAGCACGCTTGTGGTGCTTTTGAGCCTACTTTTTTGGGGATTTTTGTTCGGCATCGGCGGTATGTTTTTAGCAGTACCGCTTACCATGAGCCTAAAGATCGCGCTTGACACAAACCAGAGCACGAAATTTATCGCCGTTTTGCTCAGCGATAAACTTGAGCGATAA
- the rseP gene encoding RIP metalloprotease RseP — protein sequence MKGILFTLALLCLGLYAYSFYFLVTVLAISFLIFFHELGHFLAARSLGVKVNTFSIGFGEKIYTKNVGGTDYCLSAIPLGGYVQLKGQDDTDPKAKNYDADSYNVLSPIKRIYILFAGPFFNFILAFFIYILLGFIGVERLAPSVGHIAKGSAAASAGIAINDKILAINGVKINEWDEISKNVKLEPSAILIDRNGSQMTINLTPKIGETINLFNEKVQRPLIGIQPNGEVVKIYHTGLESLKFAFGETIEASKLIFKSFEKLVVGAVPLKEVGGIVQIADVTSKAAKISLSVLLTIVALISVNLGVLNLFPIPALDGGHILFNIYELIFRREINERVLVTLTYCGWALLLGIMVLATFNDIMRLSGGL from the coding sequence TTGAAAGGCATTCTCTTCACGCTAGCCCTGCTTTGCCTTGGGCTTTATGCGTATTCGTTTTATTTTTTAGTGACCGTTTTAGCCATTAGTTTTCTCATATTTTTTCACGAGCTTGGTCACTTTTTAGCAGCAAGATCGCTTGGCGTCAAAGTAAATACCTTTAGCATCGGCTTTGGCGAGAAAATTTACACCAAAAATGTTGGCGGCACCGACTACTGCCTAAGCGCGATCCCACTTGGCGGATATGTGCAGCTAAAAGGGCAAGACGACACCGACCCAAAGGCCAAAAACTACGACGCTGATAGCTACAACGTACTAAGTCCCATAAAGCGCATCTACATCCTCTTTGCAGGACCATTTTTTAACTTTATCTTGGCGTTTTTCATATACATTTTGCTTGGATTTATCGGTGTTGAGAGGCTTGCGCCAAGTGTCGGACACATAGCTAAAGGCTCGGCAGCTGCAAGCGCTGGCATAGCAATAAACGATAAAATTTTAGCGATAAATGGCGTAAAAATAAACGAGTGGGACGAGATCAGCAAGAACGTAAAGCTTGAACCTAGCGCCATTTTGATAGATCGCAACGGCTCGCAAATGACTATAAATTTAACACCAAAGATAGGCGAGACGATAAATTTATTTAATGAAAAAGTGCAGCGCCCATTGATCGGCATCCAGCCAAATGGCGAAGTGGTAAAAATTTATCACACAGGTTTAGAGAGCCTAAAATTTGCCTTTGGCGAGACGATCGAGGCTTCAAAGCTCATCTTTAAAAGCTTTGAAAAGCTAGTTGTTGGAGCTGTGCCGCTAAAAGAGGTCGGCGGTATCGTGCAGATCGCCGATGTCACTTCAAAGGCCGCTAAGATCAGCCTTAGCGTGCTTCTAACCATCGTGGCGCTCATCTCTGTAAATTTAGGCGTGCTAAACCTCTTTCCGATCCCAGCGCTTGATGGCGGGCACATTTTATTTAACATTTATGAACTAATTTTTAGACGCGAGATAAATGAGCGAGTGCTTGTTACGCTCACCTACTGCGGCTGGGCGCTACTGCTTGGCATAATGGTGCTCGCGACCTTTAATGACATTATGAGATTAAGCGGAGGTTTATGA
- a CDS encoding YggS family pyridoxal phosphate-dependent enzyme, protein MMIVLKDLLEKIENLSKDVTLIAVSKNVTCTEVRELYAQGQRNFGENRVQELAKKEQELQNFTDIKWHMIGRLQNNKINQMISLKPVLWQSCDSFERALEVDKRLSYKLDTLLQINSADEDTKQGVSVANAAEIYERIQSECKNINLKGVMSIGAHVDEPKEVQKSFELTYKIYESLKPKGATICSMGMSSDFELAIKCGSNMIRLGTMLYL, encoded by the coding sequence ATGATGATAGTTTTAAAAGATCTACTTGAAAAGATAGAAAATTTAAGCAAAGATGTGACGCTAATAGCCGTTAGCAAAAACGTGACATGCACTGAAGTGAGGGAGCTTTACGCACAGGGGCAAAGAAATTTTGGCGAAAATAGAGTCCAGGAGCTAGCCAAAAAAGAGCAAGAGCTTCAAAATTTCACTGACATCAAATGGCACATGATCGGCCGCCTGCAAAACAACAAAATCAATCAAATGATAAGCCTAAAACCAGTGCTTTGGCAAAGCTGTGATAGCTTCGAAAGAGCCCTAGAGGTCGATAAAAGGCTTAGCTATAAGCTAGATACTTTGCTTCAGATAAACTCGGCCGATGAAGATACAAAGCAAGGTGTGAGCGTCGCAAATGCGGCTGAAATTTATGAGCGTATCCAAAGCGAGTGCAAAAATATAAATTTAAAAGGCGTGATGAGCATCGGAGCGCATGTGGATGAGCCAAAAGAGGTGCAAAAGAGCTTTGAGCTAACATATAAAATTTATGAGAGCCTAAAGCCAAAAGGCGCAACTATCTGCTCGATGGGCATGAGTAGTGACTTCGAACTAGCGATAAAATGTGGCTCAAATATGATCCGCCTTGGGACGATGCTATATCTATAA
- a CDS encoding tetratricopeptide repeat protein: MFKNFILTAVAILFISGCGRAEKIARIEQKCANNEAVWCLKLGKTYARRDINKGVMYYQKACDLGDKRGCYRLAVLLNSKSINSKKDNETIVKSLTKSCDLGTPKACFELGEYYEDDPKMQSKANELFAKSCEQRFGLACYKLADFYGEKNDAATQKSYLELACKYRYKVACEEVAEDKK, translated from the coding sequence GTGTTTAAAAATTTTATTCTAACTGCTGTTGCGATCTTGTTTATCTCGGGTTGCGGTAGAGCTGAAAAGATAGCTAGGATCGAGCAAAAATGCGCAAATAATGAAGCTGTTTGGTGTTTAAAGCTTGGTAAAACATATGCCAGAAGAGACATCAACAAAGGTGTCATGTACTATCAAAAAGCTTGCGATCTAGGCGATAAAAGGGGTTGCTATAGACTTGCGGTTTTACTAAACTCAAAATCAATCAACTCAAAAAAAGACAATGAAACGATTGTAAAATCACTAACTAAATCATGCGATCTTGGCACGCCAAAAGCTTGCTTTGAGCTTGGCGAATACTACGAAGATGACCCAAAAATGCAAAGCAAAGCAAATGAGCTGTTTGCAAAATCATGCGAGCAAAGATTTGGTCTTGCTTGCTATAAGTTAGCTGACTTTTACGGCGAGAAAAACGATGCAGCCACTCAAAAAAGCTACCTAGAGCTAGCGTGCAAATACCGCTATAAAGTAGCTTGCGAAGAAGTAGCCGAAGATAAAAAATAA
- a CDS encoding Cj0814 family flagellar-dependent secreted protein, which translates to MNDISILSTNVNSYTKQQHKQDRSLNFSDILKQNAKEKISEPNQEPAKFTYTTSSQNSLISLNFNELQAYGYTVDKAGFMGADFNKAAGLPQDFKIHKSTLDELSRFAERNHVLNRIKSKDEQIKIFDNIDMADTIKHYYRLFNQMTSALGDDKKSYTLADIGKLPKGYSTKGTHYDAKGHLLKDLSNSTISNIYSSTDELNSAKSLSKELSSAGVRLIVKEVDFTMSEAGDEFSFNPDISFYKSDEGYSKEALFMGFLRSSRPLPSDSAKTKLSSAALNDISSTGEHKEYFVDFEKVGKDSESIKALIKERLKELTLLMYARSKNTSAESVTSNEYEKFKPTREDINSLANSWSERISSISKTFV; encoded by the coding sequence ATGAACGATATTAGCATCTTAAGCACAAATGTAAATTCATATACTAAACAACAACACAAACAAGATAGATCTTTAAATTTTAGTGATATCTTGAAGCAAAATGCCAAAGAAAAGATTAGTGAGCCAAACCAAGAACCTGCTAAATTTACTTATACCACTTCTTCACAAAACAGCCTCATCTCTTTAAATTTTAACGAACTTCAAGCTTATGGCTACACAGTAGATAAGGCTGGCTTTATGGGAGCTGATTTTAACAAAGCAGCAGGCTTGCCACAAGATTTTAAAATCCATAAAAGCACGCTTGATGAGCTTAGTAGATTTGCCGAGCGCAACCATGTGCTAAACCGCATCAAGAGCAAGGACGAGCAGATAAAGATCTTTGATAACATCGATATGGCTGATACCATAAAGCACTACTACAGACTATTTAACCAAATGACGTCTGCTTTAGGCGATGATAAAAAGAGCTACACCCTTGCAGATATAGGCAAACTACCAAAAGGCTACAGCACAAAAGGCACTCACTATGATGCCAAAGGACATTTGCTAAAAGATCTATCTAACTCTACTATCTCAAACATCTACTCTAGCACTGATGAGCTAAATAGCGCTAAGTCTCTAAGCAAAGAGCTATCAAGTGCAGGCGTTAGGCTCATAGTAAAAGAGGTTGATTTTACGATGAGCGAGGCAGGTGATGAGTTTAGTTTTAATCCTGATATCTCTTTTTATAAGTCAGATGAAGGTTACAGCAAAGAGGCTCTTTTCATGGGATTTTTGCGCAGCTCTAGACCGCTACCAAGTGATAGTGCAAAGACTAAGCTAAGCAGTGCTGCCTTAAATGATATCTCAAGCACTGGAGAGCATAAAGAGTATTTTGTGGATTTTGAAAAAGTGGGTAAAGATAGTGAGAGCATAAAAGCGCTCATAAAAGAAAGACTTAAAGAGCTAACCCTTTTAATGTATGCAAGATCAAAGAACACTAGCGCAGAAAGTGTTACCTCAAACGAATATGAGAAATTTAAGCCAACTAGAGAGGATATAAATTCTCTAGCAAATTCTTGGAGTGAGAGGATAAGCTCTATCAGCAAGACTTTTGTGTAG